The Vanessa atalanta chromosome 6, ilVanAtal1.2, whole genome shotgun sequence region TTTCATTTCCATATACATATTCAAAGCTTTGTCTGTATTCTTATTGGGAGTTTGCATTACATCAGATACATTTGGCATAGActtataaaatacctttttcCTCATacacaaatttttttttgggatCTTATAAGAAGGTGATTTTGCTTTAATAACAGAAGGCCTGCTTAGTATGGGACTTGTTTCTGaacttgtttcttttttaaatggcTCATTTATAACTTGTTCCTTTTTAATTTGATCATTCATTTCACTCTGGGTAACTTTTTGTACCCTCTTttcatttattagttttcttaCAAATTGCAAAGATTTCAGTTGCGATTCTTTGATATGTTTCAATGTTTTAATACCattttcaatcatttttatatttttttctgtttgtttCTCCACTTCAAGTAAATCTTCTAGTTCAGTGCTGATCTTATCAGAGTTTGTAACGGCAGCTTTATTTAACATATCACAAAGAGAAACTATAACACTTTCTTcccttttaatttcattgttgaCAGACATTTTTTCAAAACACATAATTGTGTCGTTATATAAAGCTGAGTTATCAGATTCAGTTGTATGGTTAAAAAATTCTTGAACATTTCTGTATTCTTTGAATGGTGTTGAAACAGGTGGTGTTACTTCTGCTATATTTTCCAAGGTCTGTTCTTCTGTTAATGCTTTTGTTTTCTCTTCTATGtcattaatttctttttctttttcaaggAAACTGGCATCACTGTTCGATTTAAACGACATATTAGCAAGGGGTGTTTCAGGTTTGGTTACAACTTTTTGGGAATTCTGAGACTTAGAAGCTGCAagctttttgtttaaattagcgATGTATGAGTTATTCTCCTTATTGATTTGTTGCTGAATGGTCATACGGTTTTTATTGAGCTTATTAGTTACGACAGGGGTTTCTGGTATATGGCATATTCCACTAATCctcacattatttttattattatctgaaaAATAATACCATCATTAGGatcataataattcatatttacacaaatataatagGACATTATTACTTTGAATGTGTAGTGATTTCTTTGCTTTTATTTCTGGTTTCGGAAATTTAACAGTTTCAGGTATTGCCATTGTTGCTCTGGTTGTATTTGGAggctgaaaatatttaaacaattcattaaaattttattaaacttattacaaaattatttaatttaggcaAAATGAATTCATACTTTTGGTTTAGATTGAAAATTAAGGACTTTTCTGACAGAATTATACTTCATTTGTCCATCTGCTGtgtgacttttatttttgttttctactTTCACTGATGAATTCCAATGTCTTTTCTTTGCTGATGCCGTGGGTAAGGCAAATTTTCTAGGTGACTGTACTCTTAATGCTGAAAGCAAACATgtaaaacattgtttaattatgtttcCTCTAAACTTTTAGGTAACATGTCTTAATATTTACTGctagtttagtttttaaaaagcaACACTATTCACTGACTAGTATACACTATAAAACATTGAATTGGATATTAGTACAACAGATAAAACAACTAGAGTTaaagttagttttaaataataaaaagctcATAATGTTTGAGATTAAGCATATAACATACAAACCTAATATGTCACCCCTCATTTGCGCAATAGTCATTGGTTTTAATACTTTCTCAGCAGTCCGCGATTGAATCATGGTGGGTCGAGATTGTTTTTTTGCCGTAAGTGTATGAACTGCATCCTTTGATAGTATAccttacaaaaacaaattataatttaatattgtataatttattaaagtgtacaattcgatacattacataaaacaacattataaagaaagaataaaataaatgattgaaaaAATTTATAGGACACAAATTAACTACGTACCACACAGTCCAGGTAATAATTCCGCCATAGTCTTAGGCTGTGTGATAGACTTATTTTTCACTGCAGAATCCATTTTCTAGTTGATTTtgagctatttaaataaaaataatggaattaGTAACATTGAttacaaacaaaacttttttaaattcaatatttgacGCAACTGTCATAATGGCCGTTGAGTTTTACGATTCACGCTAAAGTCTAATGACTATGATGTTCAAAATTTCAAATGGTCTTGtactacaatatttaatttcttaatgttaataataatatttaattttctatttgagattagaaaaagaaataaatatattttttcttatatttatagcacagaaattgctaataaatttttctttttatcaaaaactgacaatattatttcaagtattCGTAATAAATAACACACAGTAATTCATATTAACTTCGTCTCTTCGTTTTCGTATAACGTTCGTATATACTGTTGTCAATTGACAATATGTCAAATGATCGTTGACACATCCTGATAGTGACTTGCTTAGAGTAGGTgtctgtttaatattattagtaattctgTAGACACTAGTCACTAGgtattcattaaaaacttaCTGAATTGGTGTCCATAAAGAATTAACTTagttaatagaattttataGCATCTACGATATGGTTACGCAAATAGAAATAAAGGGATTTGACGATTTTGTTAAATACACTGAAACTATTGATGATAATGGACCGCccgttttattttactttagcgGCTCCAAATTACCTGATGGTAACAGTTGGTGTCCTGACTGCGTAGTGGGTAAGTTCAATTCTcctacttattattgttgtactaAAAACTCTTATTGTACTCATAAGATCACAcatgcaataaatattactacacAAGAAAATAAAGATTGTGTTAAGTGTTCACTAATAAGACGGTCTATTCCTAGTCAGTATCGTCTTCACCATAAAATCATTAGGGGTTCGGGTCCATATTATGTCCATAAATTTCCATATGAAAAtgtgaaaacataaataataaaaataaaagcgaattattgttattactaataaatgagaGGAACTTTAATGCGCTTAAACATGATCACATTGTCATATGTTAATTTGATGTTTCTGGTTTTTAACTTAGACATGTTTtggtataataaaaacatacaatttatagttgaaattaaaatttcaattgtaaattgttttagaacaaagtaatgaatataaatgtaaacatttttttttttgtcttttgtttGTGCCAAAATGTAAACTATCTTTAACAATGAACTTGTTTAAAGAGGTGTCATAGCAGTGTTTGACATTGTACttcaaaataaatcacaaatttttcaacatttatttaaacatgcctaaaaagaaagtaaaaatCCATACATTGAATAATTATGATGAGTTCAAAgagtatattgaaaatattaaaacacagaaaagtatatattttatgttcactggaagtaaaaaagaaaatggTAGAAGTTGGTGTATTTACTGTCAactaggtattttattttatttacctaatagtaTTGACAACAAGACAAACATTTCTTTTACATTATACACAAAGCTAAAAGGACTTGACTCAGTGTCACACATAAGCTTATTGTAATATTAGACAATTTGAAATAGAGAAAGACCAATTGTCCAtcctttgtaaatatatttatgtaatatcaaGTTTAAGTCCTACGTACTATgaaggtttaatttaaaacatacatcttattatttattttagtttctcaTTATATTCCCTTTATATAAACAACtactatttttcttttctttttcagCGGAACCAATGGTGAAGGCATTTGTGAATGAgctcaataaaaatatcatatttgtgTATGTCTCTGTTGGGGATCGAGAATAGTAAGTAAATAgaggtttttttaaaaaaataggatagaaaaaaaataatcttattttaaaatttaaccaaCAACTCCCATCATCCCCCTCAAGACTTGACTAGATTTTCCCCCCTtccttttcaattattttatgaaattcaaaaaaatcttatgaGTCATCATTTTTGGTATCAACAATCATACAATGATAACTATATCACATCGTCATTGATAAACTAAGATTAACTTCATGCGGTTAAGGATAAtacatgattattttattgctacTTGACTTTATAAGGATTCGTTTCTGCAacatgtttgtttaattttcaattagtGGTAGGGCATTGGGCTAGTTTacctgggtagttaccaccactcatcatatattgcaTCGCTGAAGGGCAACTGagatagtgtaactacaggcatgagGGACATAAGATCTAatttcccaatgttggtggcgcattagcgatgtaaggtcTTTTAAAATTCCTTACGCcgagataaataaaacatacaaatccattttaaagttttatatgatCCAAATGCGGTAAATTTGCATGTATTTATCATCaatggttaatttattataactatgatACCTCATGTCTTATGAAAATTGATCAACTATAAAAGCATTTGAATCGGATGATCATTACGCGTTAGCATAGATATTAGATAGAAATTGAGAACATGCGTAAGTTTAATAGAAACCATAATGAttgatacgatttttttatctaatgaaaataatttttaatttctagttGGAAAGACAGAGCATGTCCATTCAGAACTGACAGCCGCTCGAAGTTACTGGTTATACCAACCATAATTAAATGGAAAGGAGTACAAAGATTAGAAGGTAGTCAGTGTGGACAGCGGGATTTACTACAAATGTTATTTGAAGATGATGATTGAGCAACTTTTAATTTTTcccttatttacttttattgaaaaaaattaacatatgcatgcatttaatatgattttaaaaatgtaccaaGCATAGTAAATTtggatgtaaatatttattaatacgtaaGAAAGTAAtcctgaataaagtattttgcaaattatgtttatttttttttttaaatctcatgaaagtataattaataaaaaaaaaaatttactattttttaaaataggattttagtaatttatattcctatttctgtttatttaaataacaaaatatttagaataaaacacttaaaatctACTCGTGTTCAAATGCTATTTTTTAGTGTTTATTGTATGGGTATCATTGTAGGAGTACTTATAGAGTAGTTCGGAAACTTAATATTGAAATAGCGAATGTTGCAAGAAATGGGTCTTCGGTGAGAAaactaagattatattttagtaaaagcaAAAATTTTACAGTAATTAAAGTAATCGTAtacgcttttttttatttttcgccaatttaataatatctgtGGTTGGCTCTTAAGCTAGTTTTCTTTCTTTAGGTTTgtgttatactttttaaatttagatacacTTTACTACTGGgacgttatttaaataaaataacgaatatgtattattaattatatttatttacatcatttaattgtatttgtc contains the following coding sequences:
- the LOC125064768 gene encoding uncharacterized protein LOC125064768, which translates into the protein MDSAVKNKSITQPKTMAELLPGLCGILSKDAVHTLTAKKQSRPTMIQSRTAEKVLKPMTIAQMRGDILALRVQSPRKFALPTASAKKRHWNSSVKVENKNKSHTADGQMKYNSVRKVLNFQSKPKPPNTTRATMAIPETVKFPKPEIKAKKSLHIQNNNKNNVRISGICHIPETPVVTNKLNKNRMTIQQQINKENNSYIANLNKKLAASKSQNSQKVVTKPETPLANMSFKSNSDASFLEKEKEINDIEEKTKALTEEQTLENIAEVTPPVSTPFKEYRNVQEFFNHTTESDNSALYNDTIMCFEKMSVNNEIKREESVIVSLCDMLNKAAVTNSDKISTELEDLLEVEKQTEKNIKMIENGIKTLKHIKESQLKSLQFVRKLINEKRVQKVTQSEMNDQIKKEQVINEPFKKETSSETSPILSRPSVIKAKSPSYKIPKKNLCMRKKVFYKSMPNVSDVMQTPNKNTDKALNMYMEMKEKMNFLNTPLVKHRSIEPPDTPAVTSHNLQVQLDKLFNGS
- the LOC125064751 gene encoding thioredoxin domain-containing protein 17-like; protein product: MVTQIEIKGFDDFVKYTETIDDNGPPVLFYFSGSKLPDGNSWCPDCVVAEPMVKAFVNELNKNIIFVYVSVGDREYWKDRACPFRTDSRSKLLVIPTIIKWKGVQRLEGSQCGQRDLLQMLFEDDD